From one Lolium rigidum isolate FL_2022 chromosome 4, APGP_CSIRO_Lrig_0.1, whole genome shotgun sequence genomic stretch:
- the LOC124647745 gene encoding GDSL esterase/lipase EXL3-like, whose product MTSSEEDKRKTCAEEDHRQRATLQVILTMASQCTAGGASRRFVLALMVLTLVRQSSCIAPPAPQPAATIPRSTRPPALILFGDSIVDSGNNNGLTSTVRANFAPYGQDFPGHNATGRFSNGKIVGDILATRMGLKQYVPAYLGTELSDWDLLTGVSFASGGCGFDPLTSDLVSVLSMDNQLDLFKEYKGKLDSIAGAQRAAYIVSTSLYLVVTGTDDLANTYFTTPFRRDYDLESYIEYLVQCATDFIKKLYGEGARRLSIAGAPPIGCVPSQRTIAGGHDRECVSLYNQASVLYNAALEKEIKLLNGSAELPGSVLKYIDLYNPLLDMVQRPAAYGFEVSNRGCCGTGLFEVTLTCNRYTADACRDPSKFLFWDTYHLTETGYNILMAQIINRYGLW is encoded by the exons ATGACGAGCTCTGAAGAGGATAAGCGCAAGACCTGCGCCGAGGAAGATCATCGCCAGAGGGCCACCCTGCAGGTCATC CTCACAATGGCGAGCCAATGCACGGCTGGTGGAGCATCTCGCCGTTTCGTGCTAGCTCTCATGGTACTGACGCTCGTACGTCAGTCCAGCTGCATTGCTCCCCCGGCGCCGCAGCCCGCTGCGACGATTCCTCGGTCGACGCGGCCGCCGGCGCTGATCCTGTTCGGTGACTCCATCGTGGACTCGGGCAACAACAACGGCCTCACTTCGACGGTGCGGGCCAACTTCGCGCCCTACGGCCAGGACTTCCCCGGCCACAACGCCACCGGCAGGTTCAGCAACGGCAAGATCGTCGGCGATATCCTCG CCACTCGGATGGGCCTGAAGCAGTACGTGCCGGCTTACCTCGGCACGGAGCTCAGCGACTGGGATCTCCTGACAGGCGTCAGCTTCGCCTCCGGCGGCTGCGGCTTCGATCCCCTCACGTCCGATCTCGTG TCGGTTCTCTCCATGGACAACCAGCTTGACCTGTTCAAGGAGTACAAGGGTAAGCTGGACAGCATCGCCGGCGCGCAGCGAGCCGCCTACATCGTGTCGACGAGCCTGTACCTGGTGGTCACCGGCACGGACGACCTGGCCAACACCTATTTCACCACGCCGTTCCGGCGAGACTACGACCTGGAGTCCTACATCGAGTACCTCGTCCAGTGCGCCACTGACTTCATCAAG AAACTGTACGGCGAGGGCGCGCGGCGGCTGAGCATCGCCGGCGCGCCGCCCATCGGGTGCGTGCCGTCGCAGCGGACCATCGCCGGTGGCCACGACAGGGAGTGCGTCTCCCTCTACAACCAGGCGTCCGTGCTGTACAACGCGGCACTGGAGAAGGAGATCAAGCTGCTCAACGGCTCCGCGGAGCTCCCGGGCTCGGTGCTCAAGTACATCGACCTCTACAACCCGCTGCTCGACATGGTGCAGCGCCCGGCAGCTTACG GATTCGAGGTGTCCAACCGAGGGTGCTGCGGCACGGGGCTGTTCGAGGTGACGCTGACGTGCAATAGGTACACGGCGGACGCCTGCAGAGACCCGAGCAAGTTCCTCTTCTGGGACACCTACCATCTCACGGAGACAGGCTACAACATCCTCATGGCGCAGATCATAAATCGTTACGGATTGTGGTAA